In a genomic window of Piliocolobus tephrosceles isolate RC106 chromosome 1, ASM277652v3, whole genome shotgun sequence:
- the USF1 gene encoding upstream stimulatory factor 1 isoform X1, whose amino-acid sequence MKGQQKTAETEEGTVQIQEGAVATGEDPTSVAIASIQSAATFPDPNVKYVFRTENGGQVMYRVIQVSEGQLDGQTEGTGAISGYPATQSMTQAVIQGAFTSDDAVDTEGTAAETHYTYFPSTAVGDGAGGTTSGSTAAVVTTQGSEALLGQATPPGTGQFFVMMSPQEVLQGGSQRSIAPRTHPYSPKSEAPRTTRDEKRRAQHNEVERRRRDKINNWIVQLSKIIPDCSMESTKSGQSKGGILSKACDYIQELRQSNHRLSEELQGLDQLQLDNDVLRQQVEDLKNKNLLLRAQLRHHGLEVVIKNDSN is encoded by the exons ATGAAGGG GCAGCAGAAAACAGCTGAAACGGAAGAGGGGACAGTGCAGATTCAGGAAG GTGCAGTGGCTACTGGGGAAGACCCAACCAGTGTGGCTATTGCCAGCATCCAGTCAGCTGCCACCTTCCCTGACCCCAACGTCAAGTACGTCTTCCGAACTGAGAATGGGGGCCAG GTGATGTACAGGGTGATCCAGGTGTCTGAGGGGCAGCTGGATGGCCAAACTGAGGGAACTGGTGCCATCAGTGGCTACCCTGCCACTCAATCCATGACCCAG GCGGTGATCCAGGGTGCTTTCACCAGTGATGATGCAGTTGACACGGAGGGGACAGCTGCTGAGACGCACTATACTTACTTCCCCAGCACGGCAGTGGGAGATGGGGCAGGGGGTACCACATCAGGGAGTACAGCTGCTGTTGTTACTACCCAGGGCTCAGAGGCACTGCTGGGGCAGGCGACCCCTCCTGGCACTG GTCAATTCTTTGTGATGATGTCACCACAAGAAGTACTGCAGGGAGGAAGCCAGCGCTCAATTGCCCCTAGGACTCACCCTTATTCCCC GAAGTCAGAAGCTCCCCGGACGACTCGGGATGAGAAACGCAGGGCTCAGCATAATGAAG TGGAGCGCCGCCGCCGAGACAAGATCAACAACTGGATCGTGCAGCTCTCCAAGATAATCCCAGACTGCTCTATGGAGAGCACCAAGTCTGGCCAG AGTAAAGGTGGGATTCTATCCAAAGCTTGTGATTATATCCAGGAGCTTCGGCAGAGTAACCACCGCTTGTCTGAAGAACTGCAGGGGCTTGACCAACTGCAGCTGGACAACGATGTGCTTCGACAACAG GTGGAAGATCTTAAAAACAAGAATCTGCTGCTTCGAGCTCAGTTGCGGCACCACGGATTAGAGGTCGTCATCAAGAATGACAGCAACTAA
- the TSTD1 gene encoding thiosulfate:glutathione sulfurtransferase, whose translation MAIICCLGALRTQPFQAQLLNLSAKLPAFPSTLSTPPVSELESALQMAPAAFQALYSAEKPKLEDEHLVFFCQMGKRGLQAMQLARSLGYTGARNYAGAYREWLEKEG comes from the exons atgGCTATCATATGTTGTTTGGGGGCCCTCAGGACCCAGCCTTTCCAGGCCCAGCTTCTGAACCTGAGTGCCAAACTGCCGGCTTTCCCTTCTACCCTCTCCACTCCTCCAGTGTCCGAGTTGGAGAGTGCTCTGCAGATGGCGCCAGCTGCCTTCCAGGCTTTGTACTCTGCTGAGAAGCCAAAGCTGGAAGATGAGCATCTCGTTTTCTTCTGTCAGATGGGCAAGCGGGGCCTCCAGGCCATGCAACTGGCCCGGAGTCTTGGATACACTGG GGCTCGCAACTACGCTGGGGCCTATAGAGAATGGTTGGAGAAAGAGGGTTAG
- the USF1 gene encoding upstream stimulatory factor 1 isoform X2 produces MYRVIQVSEGQLDGQTEGTGAISGYPATQSMTQAVIQGAFTSDDAVDTEGTAAETHYTYFPSTAVGDGAGGTTSGSTAAVVTTQGSEALLGQATPPGTGQFFVMMSPQEVLQGGSQRSIAPRTHPYSPKSEAPRTTRDEKRRAQHNEVERRRRDKINNWIVQLSKIIPDCSMESTKSGQSKGGILSKACDYIQELRQSNHRLSEELQGLDQLQLDNDVLRQQVEDLKNKNLLLRAQLRHHGLEVVIKNDSN; encoded by the exons ATGTACAGGGTGATCCAGGTGTCTGAGGGGCAGCTGGATGGCCAAACTGAGGGAACTGGTGCCATCAGTGGCTACCCTGCCACTCAATCCATGACCCAG GCGGTGATCCAGGGTGCTTTCACCAGTGATGATGCAGTTGACACGGAGGGGACAGCTGCTGAGACGCACTATACTTACTTCCCCAGCACGGCAGTGGGAGATGGGGCAGGGGGTACCACATCAGGGAGTACAGCTGCTGTTGTTACTACCCAGGGCTCAGAGGCACTGCTGGGGCAGGCGACCCCTCCTGGCACTG GTCAATTCTTTGTGATGATGTCACCACAAGAAGTACTGCAGGGAGGAAGCCAGCGCTCAATTGCCCCTAGGACTCACCCTTATTCCCC GAAGTCAGAAGCTCCCCGGACGACTCGGGATGAGAAACGCAGGGCTCAGCATAATGAAG TGGAGCGCCGCCGCCGAGACAAGATCAACAACTGGATCGTGCAGCTCTCCAAGATAATCCCAGACTGCTCTATGGAGAGCACCAAGTCTGGCCAG AGTAAAGGTGGGATTCTATCCAAAGCTTGTGATTATATCCAGGAGCTTCGGCAGAGTAACCACCGCTTGTCTGAAGAACTGCAGGGGCTTGACCAACTGCAGCTGGACAACGATGTGCTTCGACAACAG GTGGAAGATCTTAAAAACAAGAATCTGCTGCTTCGAGCTCAGTTGCGGCACCACGGATTAGAGGTCGTCATCAAGAATGACAGCAACTAA